The Sander vitreus isolate 19-12246 chromosome 5, sanVit1, whole genome shotgun sequence genome includes a region encoding these proteins:
- the ficd gene encoding protein adenylyltransferase FICD has translation MAAVTVCRYTSGRFLGGWGPLLCVLLGSLVAVLMPLVGVEDHCCAALKGFAQLRCHLWGSSQQPPAVQSTSLTVPFTALDLLPLRSKPSKEMELEAKAALQLALEMKKLGKREKAHKLLVHALSMNPDYVDALTELGTILEEEKDVVQADHLYTKALAISPCNEKALVSRDRTLPLVEEIDQRYFGIIDSKVRRLMSIPKGNSALRRVMEETYYHHIYHTVAIEGSTLTLSEIRYIIETRYAVAGKSLQEQNEAIGVDAAMKYINTTLLSRSGTMTVSDILEIHRRVLGYVDPVEGGRLRTSQVFVGHHIPPHPRDLQRHMQELVQWLNSEEALQMHPVEYAALAHYKLVYVHPFVDGNGRTSRLLMNLVLMQARYPPITIRKEQRAEYYAALDTANEGDVRPFIRFIAKCTEMTLDTLLISTTEHAVGLPGASQDHACPDCKQTIPIHN, from the exons ATGGCTGCTGTGACGGTGTGTCGTTACACCAGCGGCCGTTTCCTCGGAGGATggggccctttgctgtgtgtcctCCTCGGCTCTCTGGTGGCCGTCCTGATGCCCCTGGTGGGGGTGGAGGACCATTGCTGCGCCGCCCTGAAGGGCTTCGCTCAGCTCCGCTGCCACCTGTGGGGAAGCTCTCAGCAGCCTCCAGCTGTGCAGTCTACCAGCCTCACTGTCCCCTTTACTGCTCTTGATCTGCTGCCTCTGAGGTCCAAGCCTAGCAAAG AAATGGAGCTAGAGGCCAAGGCAGCACTGCAGCTGGCTCTGGAGATGAAGAAACTGGGGAAGAGGGAGAAGGCTCACAAGCTGCTGGTGCATGCACTCAGCATGAATCCAGACTATGTGGATGCCCTAACAGAGCTGGGGACCAttctggaggaggagaaagatgtTGTCCAGGCAGACCACCTCTACACTAAGGCCTTGGCCATCTCACCGTGTAATGAGAAAGCTCTGGTCAGCCGGGACCGAACTCTTCCCTTGGTGGAAGAGATTGACCAACGTTATTTTGGTATCATTGACAGTAAAGTGCGGCGGCTTATGTCCATTCCTAAAGGCAACTCTGCACTCCGCCGGGTGATGGAGGAAACCTACTACCACCACATCTACCACACGGTTGCCATTGAAGGCAGCACGCTCACTCTGTCTGAGATCCGTTACATCATCGAGACGCGTTATGCCGTCGCCGGGAAGAGCCTGCAGGAGCAGAACGAGGCGATCGGAGTGGATGCAGCCATGAAGTACATCAACACCACACTGTTGTCCAGATCAGGAACCATGACTGTCAGTGACATTCTGGAGATTCACCGGCGGGTGCTCGGCTACGTGGACCctgtggagggagggagactgCGCACCAGCCAGGTGTTTGTGGGCCATCACATCCCCCCACACCCTCGGGACCTGCAGAGACACATGCAGGAGCTGGTTCAGTGGCTCAACTCTGAGGAGGCCCTGCAGATGCACCCTGTGGAGTATGCAGCTCTCGCCCACTACAAACTGGTGTATGTGCACCCATTTGTAGACGGCAATGGACGCACATCCCGGTTGCTCATGAATCTTGTTCTCATGCAAGCGCGATACCCACCGATCACTATTCGCAAAGAACAAAGGGCTGAGTATTATGCAGCTCTAGACACAGCCAATGAGGGTGATGTGCGTCCCTTCATTCGCTTTATAGCCAAATGTACAGAGATGACATTAGACACATTGTTGATTTCAACCACAGAGCACGCTGTGGGGCTGCCGGGAGCCAGTCAGGACCACGCCTGTCCCGACTGCAAACAGACCATCCCAATTCACAACTGA
- the iscua gene encoding iron-sulfur cluster assembly enzyme ISCU: MAIVSLRISASSLLLFSRRLFSPELNSLCSYHKKVVDHYENPRNVGTLDKNSKNVGTGLVGAPACGDVMKLQIQVDENGKIIEAKFKTFGCGSAIASSSLATEWVKGKSVDEALKIRNTDIAKELCLPPVKLHCSMLAEDAIKAALSDYRLKQQDKKEERVHAAN, from the exons ATGGCGATTGTGTCTTTACGAATCTCCGCGTCCTCGCTGTTGTTATTTAGCAGACGTTTATTCAGCCCTGAGCTGAATTCTCTCTGTTCATAtcacaaaaag GTGGTGGACCACTATGAAAACCCAAGAAATGTGGGAACTTTAGACAAAAACTCCAAGAACGTGGGAACTGGTTTGGTGGGTGCACCAGCCTGTGGTGATGTAATGAAACTTCAG ATCCAGGTGGATGAAAATGGCAAGATTATTGAAGCAAAGTTTAAGACATTTGGCTGCGGATCAGCCATTGCCTCCAGCTCTCTAGCAACAGAGTGGGTGAAGGGGAAGTCG GTTGATGAAGCTCTGAAGATCAGGAACACAGACATTGCCAAAGAACTCTGCCTTCCTCCAGTCAAGCTTCATTGCTCCA TGCTTGCAGAAGATGCCATAAAAGCAGCGCTGTCAGACTACAGATTAAAACAACAGGACAAGAAGGAGGAGCGTGTACACGCCGCCAATTAA
- the sart3 gene encoding spliceosome associated factor 3, U4/U6 recycling protein, which yields MAASSNAEQTQLQDMEEEDAGMEERAMESGDEPEEGMREDNSDEEEDDSSEDEKENEAEIQRLEEQLSINAFDYNCHVDLIKLLKQEGELSRLRKARQKMSELFPLTEEIWLDWLKDEIRLTEEEPNREKVYELFEKATKDYICPDIWLEYAQYSIGGMGSPGGIDKVRSIFERAVTAVGLHMTKGQMVWEAYREFENVILSTVQPPPGRIPSREEQDLLKTQLDRIHTLFRRQLAIPLMDMEATYAEYEEWSEHGVAETVIHQYKKALQQLAKCKSLEESLIVAEPPKLAEYQSYIDFELKEGDPARVQIIFERTLAENCLVPDMWAKYTTYLDRQLKIKDLVLSSHERAVRNCPWTMGLWKSYLQALERHGADHHTVSDVFEKALNAGFIQATDYVEIWQAHLDYLRRRVDFSKESSKELEELRGAFSRSLDYMKQDVEERFGESGDPSCIIMQIWARIEALHCKNIQKARELWDSIMTKGNAKYANMWLEYYNLERSYGDPVHCRKALHRAVQCTTDYPEHVSEVLLTFERVEGSLEDWDVAVQKTETRLNRINEQRAKVAEKEANLAHQEEEKADQRRRTKVDKKAQRKVQKGSRVGEKRKAEQDDYQDEWNDNSEQAPKKHRGNGDQTTEEYMETETGLFGRNARPGYKPPPPGNKRAQQGAAADEQRSDDKQELRNDNSSVFISNLAYTLKEPEAKLRTQFETCGPIKQVRPVFGNKGTFKGYGYVQFESPVSVPEALKLDRREVEGRPMFVSPCVDKNKNPDFKVFKYNTSIEKQKIFISGLPFTCTKEQLEEICKSHGTIKDIRLVTYRSGKPKGLAYVEFADEAQASQAVLKMDGMTIEDNKICVAISNPPRRNMMDKPGSNRPTDMMPRQVFGSRGRGRTQLSLLPRSLHRQSGPGSKVENGTAAEQVPATASTVVNAAGETKPLSNSDFARMLLSK from the exons ATGGCAGCGTCAAGCAACGCAGAGCAAACGCAGTTGCAAGATATGGAGGAGGAAGATGCAGGGATGGAGGAGAGGGCTATGGAATCGGGCGACGAGCCGGAGGAGGGCATGAGAGAAGATAATTCAGACGAAGAAGAGGACGATTCTTCGGAAGACgagaaagaaaatgaagctGAGATCCAACGGTTGGAGGAGCAG ctgtcaatcaatgCTTTCGACTACAACTGCCACGTGGATCTCATCAAACTACTCAAGCAGGAGGGCGAACTTTCCCGTCTGCGAAAGGCAAGGCAGAAGATGAGTGAGCTTTTCCCACTCACTGAAG agatctggcTAGATTGGCTCAAGGATGAGATCCGTCTGACTGAGGAGGAGCCAAACCGGGAGAAAGTATACGAACTTTTTGAGAAGGCTACAAAAGACTATATTT GTCCAGATATCTGGCTTGAATATGCTCAGTATTCAATTGGTGGCATGGGCTCACCAGGTGGGATAGACAAGGTCAGATCCATCTTCGAGAGAGCGGTGACAGCGGTGGGACTTCACATGACCAAGGGACAGATGGTGTGGGAGGCGTACAGAGAGTTTGAGAATGTCATTCTGTCCACAGTACAG CCTCCCCCTGGCAGGATTCCCAGCCGTGAGGAGCAGGATCTGTTGAAAACTCAGCTTGATCGTATCCATACACTGTTTCGCCGCCAGCTGGCCATCCCCTTAATGG ACATGGAAGCCACCTATGCAGAGTATGAGGAGTGGTCTGAACATGGGGTGGCTGAGACAGTCATACATCAGTACAAAAAGGCTTTGCAGCAGTTGGCCAAGTGCAAATCTTTAGAAGAATCACTG ATAGTAGCAGAGCCTCCTAAACTGGCAGAGTATCAGTCCTACATCGACTTTGAACTAAAGGAGGGCGACCCAGCACGGGTCCAGATCATCTTTGAGCGGACCCTGGCAGAGAACTGCCTGGTACCAGACATGTGGGCAAAATACACCACCTATCTT GATCGTCAGCTGAAGATCAAAGATTTGGTTCTCTCCTCTCATGAACGTGCCGTCAGGAACTGTCCCTGGACCATGGGTCTGTGGAAGAGCTACCTGCAAGCTCTGGAGAGGCATGGAGCTGACCATCACACTGTCTCAG ATGTTTTTGAGAAGGCGCTGAATGCAGGTTTCATTCAGGCGACAGATTATGTGGAAATTTGGCAGGCACACCTTGACTACCTGAGGAGACGTGTGGATTTCAGCAAAG aatcAAGTAAAGAGTTGGAGGAGCTACGAGGAGCTTTCTCTCGGTCTTTGGACTACATGAAACAAGATGTGGAAGAAA GATTTGGTGAAAGTGGCGATCCTTCTTGTATCATAATGCAGATCTGGGCAAGGATAGAG GCCCTACACTGCAAGAACATCCAAAAAGCCAGAGAACTGTGGGACAGCATCATGACGAAAGGGAACGCTAAATATGCCAACATGTGGCTGGAGTACTATAACCTCGAAAG GTCTTATGGAGACCCCGTTCACTGTCGGAAAGCTCTCCACAGAGCAGTGCAGTGCACCACAGACTACCCTGAGCATGTGAGTGAAGTCCTGCTCACATTCGAGAGGGTGGAAG GTTCTCTGGAGGACTGGGACGTGGCAGTGCAGAAGACCGAGACCCGGCTGAACCGGATTAATGAGCAACGAGCAAAG GTGGCTGAGAAAGAAGCCAACCTGGCTCAccaagaggaagagaaagctGACCAGCGGCGGAGGACCAAGGTAGACAAGAAGGCTCAGAGGAAGGTCCAGAAGGGATCTCGAGTTGGGGAGAAGAGGAAAGCAGAGCAGGATGATTATCAAGATGAGTGGAATGATAACTCTG AACAAGCGCCTAAAAAGCACAGAGGAAATGGGGACCAAACCACAGAAGAGTACATGGAGACCGAGACAGGACTCTTTGGGAGGAACGCTCGCCCTGGCTATAAGCCTCCTCCACCCGGCAATAAAAGAGCCCAGCAGGGAGCTGCAGCCGACGAACAGCGGAGTGATGACAAGCAAGAGCTTCGCAACGATAACAGCAGCGTATTCATCAGCAACCTGGCATACACCCTGAAGGAGCCAGAGGCAAAGCTCAGGACCCAGTTTGAGACCTGTGGTCCCATCAAACAGGTTCGCCCCGTCTTCGGCAACAAAGGGACCTTCAAAGGCTACGGCTATGTACAGTTTGAATCCCCAGTGTCTGTCCCTGAAGCCCTAAAGCTGGACCGACGGGAGGTGGAGGGCAGGCCCATGTTTGTGTCACCTTgtgttgacaaaaacaaaaatcctgaCTTTAAG GTGTTTAAATACAACACATCCATAGAGAAACAAAAAATCTTTATCTCTGGGCTGCCATTCACGTGCACTAAAGAGCAACTGGAGGAAATCTGCAAAAGTCATGGCACCATCAAAGATATTCGTCTGGTCACGTATCGCTCAGGAAAACCCAAG GGTCTGGCATATGTTGAGTTTGCAGATGAAGCCCAGGCATCTCAGGCAGTTCTGAAAATGGACGGCATGACTATAGAGGACaacaaaatctgtgttgctatAAGTAACCCTCCTCGCAGAAATATGATGGATAAACCTGGTTCCAACAGGCCCACGGACATGATGCCTCGCCAGGTCTTTGGATC gAGAGGCAGAGGACGCACCCAGCTCTCATTACTCCCTCGCTCCCTGCACCGACAAAGTGGGCCTGGAAGCAAAGTCGAGAACGGGACTGCGGCTGAGCAAGTTCCAGCAACAGCTAGCACAGTAGTGAATGCAGCCGGAGAGACGAAACCTTTGTCAAATTCAGACTTTGCCAGGATGCTTCTCAGCAAGtga